Proteins co-encoded in one Waddlia chondrophila WSU 86-1044 genomic window:
- a CDS encoding transposase: MKRRKWTPELKTKIVLEGLKGRPLAEICTEYEISQAQFYQWKDCFLNNASRAFEKGKSDQKEARLQKQNNRLKQVVADLTLELKKNDEEWYL; encoded by the coding sequence ATGAAACGAAGAAAATGGACTCCTGAATTAAAAACAAAAATTGTATTGGAAGGATTAAAGGGTCGTCCCCTTGCCGAAATTTGCACTGAATACGAAATAAGTCAGGCTCAGTTCTACCAATGGAAGGACTGTTTTCTAAACAATGCGAGCCGAGCGTTTGAAAAAGGAAAATCAGACCAAAAGGAAGCACGTCTTCAGAAGCAAAACAATCGTTTGAAACAAGTGGTTGCAGATCTTACTCTCGAGTTAAAAAAAAACGACGAG
- a CDS encoding IS1 family transposase (programmed frameshift), whose protein sequence is MNPSCPKCESTAVKKNGHIHNGKQNHRCLVCGRQFVLDPQQKIITDQTKSEVCQALLERVSLEGFCRIFSVGMPWLLSFIQQIIYELPDDLNATVVKDYKDFEVAIIELDEQWSYVGNKKNQQWLWLAFHLASRQVLAMHVGKRDKRAAEALLAKLPGGFKKKAFFYSDRFSVYYEVLPWKQHQAVGKNSGKTSYIERFNNTLRQRCSRLVRKTLSFSKKLANHIGMIQYFICDYNKRMALHV, encoded by the exons ATGAACCCATCGTGCCCTAAATGCGAGTCAACCGCGGTAAAAAAGAATGGACATATCCACAATGGAAAACAAAATCATCGTTGCCTTGTTTGCGGCCGCCAATTTGTTCTAGACCCCCAACAAAAAATTATTACAGATCAAACTAAAAGTGAGGTCTGTCAAGCACTTCTGGAAAGAGTTTCTTTAGAAGGCTTCTGTAGAATTTTCAGTGTGGGTATGCCCTGGTTATTGAGCTTTATACAACAGATAATTTATGAGTTGCCCGACGATTTAAACGCTACTGTGGTCAAGGATTATAAGGATTTTGAAGTGGCAATTATAGAGCTTGATGAACAGTGGAGTTATGTCGGAAATAAGAAAAATCAGCAATGGCTTTGGTTGGCGTTCCATTTGGCTAGCAGGCAGGTTTTGGCAATGCATGTAGGAAAAAGGGATAAGAGAGCTGCCGAAGCATTATTAGCAAAACTTCCTG GAGGATTTAAAAAAAAAGCCTTCTTTTACTCTGATAGGTTCTCTGTGTACTACGAAGTCCTTCCTTGGAAGCAACACCAGGCAGTCGGAAAAAATTCAGGAAAAACGAGTTACATTGAAAGATTTAACAACACCTTGAGGCAAAGATGTTCGAGGCTGGTTAGGAAAACCCTGTCATTTTCAAAAAAATTAGCCAACCACATTGGTATGATTCAGTATTTCATTTGTGATTACAACAAAAGGATGGCATTACATGTTTAG
- a CDS encoding IS630 family transposase: MKILLVAKSTSQHAVSMQFLTKQEREQLQAQHRFERDRRICDRIKAILLYDKGWTFPEIAEALLLSEGAIRNHIKEYQSHKKLRPEGGGSMEKLSDSESSELEKHLLEYTYLHVTSIVAYVNVRFGHHYSIPGMTSWLKRHGFSYKKPKLVPGKADKDEQQKWIDAYAKFKANLPGDETICFTDGVHPTHNVQLGYGWIKKGVDKLIPANTGRSRLNLTGSIDILSYKVFLQEDKTLNADATIRFFQSLEQHYSGKTRIHVFCDNAPYYRNREVTKYLKNSKIQLHFLPPYSPNLNPIERLWKWMKETVVYNTYYSDFYEFRQAIFGFFRTLSGLDPGSTLGSCFRSRVGDRFRAMGAPATP, from the coding sequence ATGAAAATTTTACTTGTTGCTAAATCGACTTCCCAGCATGCTGTTAGCATGCAATTTCTCACAAAACAAGAAAGAGAACAACTTCAGGCACAACATCGATTCGAAAGAGATCGACGTATTTGCGATCGTATTAAGGCAATACTGCTTTACGATAAAGGGTGGACCTTTCCGGAGATTGCCGAAGCTCTGCTACTCTCTGAGGGTGCTATTCGTAATCATATCAAAGAATATCAGAGCCATAAAAAATTACGGCCTGAAGGTGGCGGCAGCATGGAAAAGCTTTCTGATTCAGAATCCAGTGAACTCGAGAAGCACTTGCTTGAATACACCTATCTCCACGTTACCAGCATTGTTGCATATGTGAACGTGAGATTTGGCCATCATTATTCGATACCAGGAATGACATCTTGGCTTAAAAGACATGGATTTTCTTACAAAAAACCCAAGCTTGTGCCAGGAAAAGCCGACAAAGATGAACAGCAGAAATGGATCGACGCATATGCAAAATTCAAGGCAAATCTTCCTGGTGATGAAACGATTTGCTTCACGGACGGTGTTCACCCTACTCACAACGTTCAACTTGGATATGGATGGATTAAAAAAGGTGTAGACAAACTGATACCTGCAAATACAGGTAGATCCAGACTTAATTTGACCGGTTCCATTGATATCCTATCTTACAAAGTATTTCTTCAAGAGGACAAAACGTTAAATGCTGATGCGACTATCCGCTTTTTTCAGTCTCTTGAACAACATTATTCAGGGAAAACCCGGATACACGTTTTCTGTGATAATGCCCCATATTATCGGAACCGGGAGGTTACAAAATATCTAAAAAATTCTAAAATTCAACTCCACTTTCTCCCTCCCTATAGCCCAAACTTGAACCCAATCGAACGACTGTGGAAGTGGATGAAAGAAACAGTGGTTTATAATACGTACTACTCGGATTTCTATGAGTTCCGTCAAGCAATTTTTGGGTTTTTCCGTACTTTATCGGGTCTAGATCCTGGGAGCACTTTAGGGAGTTGTTTTAGATCTCGAGTTGGAGATAGATTCCGAGCAATGGGGGCTCCCGCCACCCCCTAA
- a CDS encoding helix-turn-helix domain-containing protein encodes MAAEDRIVDNNYHRVFFQHYRVCICFSDRDTLDDLRVKDMTLKKKKDPILVDFAAKVRNMRHSIPLTQEQLAERAGFHVNYIGGIERAERNPSLTSLCSLSKALGCPLKELLPKI; translated from the coding sequence ATGGCTGCTGAAGACAGGATCGTAGATAATAACTACCATCGTGTATTTTTTCAACACTATCGTGTGTGTATTTGCTTTAGCGATCGAGATACCCTTGACGATTTAAGGGTAAAAGATATGACGTTAAAGAAAAAAAAGGATCCCATTCTTGTTGATTTTGCTGCCAAAGTGAGAAATATGCGTCACTCTATCCCCCTTACTCAAGAACAATTAGCTGAAAGAGCGGGTTTCCACGTTAATTACATCGGAGGCATAGAGCGCGCGGAAAGAAACCCTTCCTTGACCTCCCTATGTTCCCTTTCAAAGGCATTAGGGTGCCCTCTAAAAGAACTTTTACCTAAGATATAA
- a CDS encoding HNH endonuclease, with protein MPKKRQPNEIWQITRVKVLERDEYRCQRCLTSLTVKTAHIDHIISGKRGSNHLSNLRALCRRCHVLRADSRHRGMIASALRDGIIDVNWRDEVWDN; from the coding sequence ATGCCAAAAAAGCGGCAACCAAACGAAATCTGGCAAATTACAAGGGTCAAGGTTCTAGAGCGCGATGAATATCGGTGTCAGAGGTGTTTGACTTCCCTTACAGTCAAAACCGCTCATATCGACCATATCATCTCGGGTAAACGAGGTAGTAACCATCTGAGTAATTTGAGAGCTCTGTGCCGGCGTTGCCATGTTCTGCGCGCAGATAGTCGACATCGTGGAATGATAGCCTCCGCACTTCGTGACGGCATTATCGACGTTAATTGGAGAGACGAGGTTTGGGATAATTAA
- a CDS encoding membrane protease subunit yields the protein MDLDKKYEEREKERQLQKIIEKRKSFKTVAYILTLLFIGFAFLLGFLPIYSVWAERLSGEAELARAESNRQIRILEARAEQEAAKSLAEAEVIRAEGVAKANKIIGDSLENNEGYLRYLWIQGLQTNQQQVVYIPTEANLPILEANRINKNN from the coding sequence ATGGACTTAGACAAAAAATATGAAGAAAGAGAGAAAGAAAGACAACTTCAAAAAATAATTGAAAAAAGGAAGTCTTTCAAAACTGTTGCCTACATATTAACCCTTCTCTTTATTGGGTTTGCATTTCTCCTGGGATTTTTGCCTATATATTCAGTTTGGGCTGAGCGTCTTTCGGGAGAAGCCGAGCTTGCAAGAGCAGAATCTAACAGACAGATTAGAATTCTTGAGGCTCGAGCTGAACAGGAAGCCGCAAAATCTCTAGCAGAAGCGGAAGTTATCAGAGCGGAAGGTGTAGCGAAAGCCAATAAGATAATCGGTGACTCTCTCGAAAATAATGAAGGATACCTCAGATATCTTTGGATACAGGGCCTACAAACAAATCAACAGCAGGTTGTATATATTCCGACTGAAGCTAATCTTCCAATCTTAGAAGCAAACCGGATAAATAAGAATAATTAA
- a CDS encoding DnaB-like helicase C-terminal domain-containing protein, with protein sequence MTISLSDLLTKEPPFYKRVIKRKNHYAEHNSDIPSRYNAIPTGFSDIDQLCGLVEHGVNVIASVPAMGKTALSINIALNIASLKKSGLLKDINKIKYFNFESTKEQFILRLLSNKSDIESDKIIKGILDKDEIIEIENAVEDLQALDFEVLQELPRNEEDVLEYLDQTCNEGDVIFLDYLNLIVNNIRSEPYTSGVDFIRHLKLLAINRKVTFVILSQLNKKVDERPGHRPMMQDLPYGVLSNHADLIMFLLRREYYDPMDKPGMAEIIIGKNRNGCLGCVNLVFRKEISQFCNYIPINTFE encoded by the coding sequence ATGACAATTAGTTTATCCGACCTTTTAACAAAAGAGCCTCCTTTTTATAAAAGAGTAATCAAGAGAAAAAATCACTATGCTGAACATAATTCAGACATACCTTCCAGGTACAATGCAATTCCTACCGGATTTTCTGATATTGATCAACTGTGTGGTTTAGTTGAGCATGGTGTTAATGTAATTGCTTCCGTCCCAGCAATGGGAAAAACAGCTTTAAGCATTAATATTGCATTAAATATAGCAAGTTTAAAAAAGTCTGGCTTATTAAAAGATATCAACAAAATCAAATACTTCAATTTCGAATCAACAAAAGAACAGTTTATTTTAAGATTACTTTCTAACAAATCTGATATTGAATCAGATAAGATAATAAAAGGAATTTTGGATAAAGATGAAATAATTGAGATCGAAAATGCAGTAGAGGATCTCCAAGCATTGGATTTTGAAGTTTTACAAGAACTTCCTCGAAATGAAGAAGATGTTTTAGAATATTTGGATCAAACTTGTAACGAAGGAGATGTAATCTTTTTAGATTACCTCAATTTGATTGTTAATAATATTAGATCTGAACCGTATACGAGCGGTGTTGACTTTATTAGACATTTAAAGCTATTGGCTATAAATAGAAAAGTTACTTTTGTAATATTAAGTCAATTAAATAAAAAAGTCGATGAAAGGCCGGGGCACCGTCCTATGATGCAAGACCTTCCTTATGGAGTACTTTCAAATCATGCGGACCTCATCATGTTTCTTCTCAGAAGAGAATACTATGATCCAATGGACAAACCGGGAATGGCAGAGATCATAATCGGAAAAAACAGGAATGGGTGCTTGGGATGCGTTAATTTAGTTTTCCGAAAAGAAATTTCACAATTTTGCAACTACATCCCTATCAATACTTTCGAATGA
- a CDS encoding AAA family ATPase, which translates to MSKNGIPFDGPLISDGEIHRFSRDSKRSQPDEWYVCYEGMSIKDNPYLICCYGTWSGNQERFVYKSYENLPQSSPERHQLEEEYRKRKKHQESLLQKEQEKRVARANEIWEESSNQDHCQGHSSYLEQKKIKPYDIKYRVEREGSPVIVIPLRNTEEELQGVQCIYEDGKKRIYGLKKGNFHVIGSLEGSSKVYVVEGYATGASVHEATKCPVIVAFDCGNLKPVIASFRKKYPRAKITIAADNDDGNAQNPGKTKAEEAAKEYDCEVVLPAFTKEMQSTCRLTDFNDLHVHCGIDEVLKQLSSIKTSLQVLTANELLLMNIKPKKLIIDPWLPEKGLAMIYAERGIGKTYLSLTIAYAVACGEPVCKWKIPEARKVLYIDGEMPGEALQERLRSISKMFKNTPPEDSYFRIFSQDFQPDGIRDLGTFLGQEDVNELISDTDVIILDNLSTLIRSGKENEAESWLLVQEWVLALRRQGKSVIFIHHAGKNGTSRGTSKREDVLDTVIKLKKPGNYAPEDGARFEIHFEKSRGFFGIDAEPFEARLKTNTDNSIEWSCSKVDGYEVEILAELYMDGMTKQRDLAKEMGISVGKVNKLVKEAKENGLLK; encoded by the coding sequence ATGTCCAAGAATGGAATTCCTTTTGATGGCCCATTAATATCTGATGGAGAGATTCACCGATTTTCGCGTGATTCAAAAAGGAGCCAGCCGGATGAATGGTATGTCTGTTATGAAGGCATGTCGATAAAAGACAATCCTTATCTAATCTGCTGTTATGGCACATGGTCTGGAAATCAAGAAAGATTTGTTTACAAAAGTTATGAAAACCTTCCTCAGTCGAGTCCTGAGCGACATCAACTAGAAGAAGAGTACAGAAAAAGAAAGAAACACCAAGAAAGTCTATTGCAAAAAGAGCAAGAAAAAAGAGTTGCCAGAGCAAATGAAATTTGGGAAGAATCGAGCAATCAAGATCATTGTCAAGGTCATTCGTCATACTTGGAGCAAAAGAAAATCAAGCCTTATGATATCAAGTATAGAGTTGAAAGAGAAGGCTCCCCTGTTATCGTAATACCCTTGAGGAATACCGAAGAGGAACTCCAAGGGGTTCAGTGCATCTATGAAGATGGCAAGAAACGAATCTATGGCCTTAAAAAGGGAAATTTCCATGTTATCGGGTCGTTAGAAGGATCTTCTAAGGTTTATGTCGTTGAGGGATACGCTACGGGGGCGAGTGTTCACGAGGCAACAAAATGCCCTGTAATCGTCGCATTTGATTGCGGGAATTTAAAGCCTGTCATCGCAAGCTTTCGCAAGAAATACCCTAGAGCTAAGATAACTATTGCCGCTGATAATGATGACGGCAACGCTCAAAATCCGGGAAAAACAAAAGCCGAAGAAGCTGCGAAAGAATATGATTGTGAAGTTGTCTTACCGGCTTTCACAAAAGAAATGCAATCGACTTGTAGGTTAACTGATTTTAATGACCTTCACGTCCATTGCGGGATTGATGAAGTTTTGAAACAGCTCTCATCGATCAAGACTTCTCTTCAAGTGTTAACGGCCAACGAGCTGTTATTAATGAACATCAAGCCCAAAAAGCTCATCATCGATCCTTGGCTACCGGAAAAGGGTCTTGCAATGATCTATGCCGAGAGAGGAATAGGGAAAACTTACTTGTCTCTCACGATCGCTTATGCCGTTGCATGCGGGGAACCGGTTTGTAAGTGGAAAATACCAGAAGCAAGAAAAGTTCTTTATATTGATGGCGAAATGCCTGGAGAAGCCCTTCAAGAAAGATTACGGTCAATCTCCAAGATGTTTAAAAATACCCCTCCAGAAGACTCGTATTTTCGCATTTTCTCACAAGACTTCCAGCCTGATGGGATCAGAGATCTTGGAACCTTTCTTGGACAGGAAGACGTGAATGAGCTGATCTCTGATACAGATGTGATCATCCTCGATAATCTATCAACGCTGATAAGGTCTGGGAAAGAGAACGAGGCAGAGAGCTGGCTTTTGGTTCAAGAGTGGGTGCTTGCACTAAGACGGCAAGGAAAGTCTGTTATTTTCATCCACCATGCTGGAAAAAACGGCACTTCTCGCGGGACGAGTAAAAGAGAGGATGTTTTAGACACCGTGATCAAATTGAAAAAACCAGGCAATTATGCTCCCGAAGACGGGGCGAGATTCGAAATTCATTTCGAAAAATCGCGCGGGTTCTTTGGAATAGATGCGGAGCCATTTGAAGCCAGATTAAAAACAAATACAGATAATTCCATCGAGTGGAGCTGTAGCAAGGTAGACGGATATGAAGTAGAGATACTAGCCGAACTGTACATGGATGGGATGACGAAGCAGAGAGATCTAGCTAAAGAAATGGGTATCTCAGTGGGTAAGGTCAACAAGCTTGTAAAGGAGGCAAAGGAGAATGGATTGCTGAAGTGA
- a CDS encoding tyrosine-type recombinase/integrase yields the protein MTNKTLESETAHKLWAQQVTANQEKQKLIDGLCHSSIEDAVGFWWLYFKKSSASATIQNYRNYLKDLVRRHILHVSNEKGRPYSIIELPEQYPTICKDLDLDESLNINEKRYRLNALIAFTKFLEEITESKVVPLIPPISFGFNLTNEQEPPLVLNDQNLRQLLHEIKECSLRDYLIVRLVSYFARSLHQILKLKTNNINFTSSLIQFSDGEDTNLPLSKDLVEDLKKYIEATKDQRKDLTLFITRAGKPVYRTHFQHILDQASEKIQLGFRATITMLQWSEVAKSLTHHQRNIKEVLDEFKIRNIPKFLEEELGIKRK from the coding sequence ATGACAAATAAGACTCTAGAATCAGAAACTGCTCATAAACTTTGGGCACAGCAAGTTACAGCAAACCAAGAAAAGCAAAAATTAATTGACGGACTGTGCCACTCCTCTATTGAGGATGCGGTCGGATTTTGGTGGCTATATTTCAAAAAAAGCTCAGCTTCAGCCACCATCCAAAATTACCGCAACTATCTCAAAGACCTGGTAAGACGACATATTTTGCATGTGTCTAACGAGAAAGGTCGCCCCTATTCAATAATTGAGCTACCAGAGCAATACCCGACCATCTGTAAAGACCTTGACTTGGATGAATCCCTTAATATCAATGAGAAAAGATACCGCCTTAATGCTCTGATTGCCTTCACAAAATTTCTAGAAGAAATCACTGAAAGTAAAGTAGTCCCTCTGATTCCCCCGATTTCATTTGGCTTCAATCTGACAAATGAACAAGAACCTCCCCTTGTTTTAAATGATCAAAATTTACGCCAGCTGCTTCACGAGATCAAGGAATGTAGCCTACGCGACTATTTGATCGTTCGGCTCGTATCATATTTCGCACGCAGCCTACATCAAATCCTGAAATTAAAAACCAATAACATCAACTTTACATCAAGTCTCATTCAATTTAGCGATGGTGAAGATACTAACCTCCCTTTAAGCAAAGATTTAGTAGAAGACCTCAAAAAATATATTGAAGCCACCAAAGATCAAAGAAAAGACCTAACTTTATTTATAACGCGAGCTGGAAAACCCGTTTACAGAACTCATTTTCAACATATTCTTGACCAAGCAAGTGAAAAAATTCAGCTTGGATTCCGAGCAACGATAACAATGCTTCAATGGAGCGAAGTTGCAAAAAGTTTAACTCATCATCAGAGGAATATTAAAGAAGTACTCGATGAATTTAAGATTAGAAATATACCAAAATTTTTGGAGGAGGAGTTAGGAATAAAGAGAAAATAG
- a CDS encoding tyrosine-type recombinase/integrase, whose translation MAKTKATKEPGIQIIEGTRGSYYRVQIRLKGCPHISKNFDSFQKAKDWKRKTIAAIQSGQPYETTEMRRLTLSDLIDRFISSDLLKLRNHKTIKGHLSWWKDEIGYCILSQLREDIIAQARDKLKEQPDKWGRSRSSATVNRYLCSLGSVINLAVREWRLLPYSPLKNVRKLPEPRGRERFLSKEEKKQLLLACQNSSCKLLYPIVLLALSTGMRKGEILNLKWKHVDLTNGSVTLEHTKNNDRRVVPVPDISLNILKSLRAHCAHFGELTDEYVFSQKKGHNPIDFRASWKAALKQAKIKDFKFHDLRHDFITTLSELKYPLHVISKIVGHRSHTITATRYSHLGLDHAKEASADIGSYFEGLCTQ comes from the coding sequence ATGGCAAAAACCAAAGCGACCAAAGAACCCGGCATCCAAATCATTGAAGGGACAAGAGGCTCTTATTATAGAGTCCAAATCCGTCTAAAAGGATGCCCCCATATTTCAAAAAATTTCGACTCTTTTCAAAAAGCCAAAGACTGGAAACGCAAAACCATCGCGGCCATTCAGTCTGGCCAACCATATGAGACGACCGAAATGCGCCGCTTAACTCTAAGCGATCTCATCGACAGATTTATCTCCTCAGACCTCCTAAAGCTCCGCAATCACAAAACCATCAAGGGTCACCTCAGTTGGTGGAAAGACGAGATAGGGTACTGCATCTTAAGTCAACTGCGAGAAGACATCATCGCTCAAGCTCGAGACAAGCTAAAAGAACAGCCAGATAAATGGGGACGCTCTCGTTCATCAGCAACCGTTAACCGTTATTTATGCTCTCTGGGCTCTGTTATTAATTTGGCAGTACGTGAATGGAGGCTCCTCCCTTACTCCCCTCTCAAAAACGTCAGAAAGCTTCCCGAACCTCGCGGAAGAGAACGATTTTTGTCTAAAGAGGAGAAAAAGCAATTATTGCTCGCCTGTCAAAACAGCTCCTGCAAACTCCTCTATCCCATCGTCTTACTGGCTTTATCAACAGGGATGAGAAAAGGAGAAATTCTCAATTTAAAATGGAAGCACGTCGATCTAACCAATGGAAGCGTTACACTTGAACACACCAAAAACAATGACCGCCGCGTTGTCCCGGTTCCCGATATTTCATTGAATATTTTAAAAAGCCTCCGTGCTCATTGTGCTCATTTTGGTGAACTTACCGACGAATATGTATTTTCTCAAAAAAAGGGACATAACCCTATAGATTTCCGAGCCTCATGGAAGGCAGCATTAAAACAAGCGAAGATAAAAGATTTTAAGTTTCATGATCTTAGACACGATTTTATCACCACTTTGAGTGAGTTAAAATATCCCCTGCACGTGATCAGCAAAATTGTTGGGCACAGAAGCCATACAATCACAGCAACTCGATACAGCCACCTCGGATTAGATCACGCCAAGGAAGCATCTGCAGATATTGGTTCTTACTTTGAAGGTTTATGTACACAATAG